Proteins from a genomic interval of Flammeovirgaceae bacterium SG7u.111:
- a CDS encoding TlpA disulfide reductase family protein: protein MKLLNTFALGLLTFFGWANESHCQSNYLFDEGLVVVKGQISNAQIKTILLTNLELTGRVQHAAKLDSLGNFEFKFNILSPHDNYLIYNGKIATLFTAPGDTLMVTADDSDFEKTITFSGANANFNQSLKLFSEEFGELLESKEFFVKKRDLPPNEFKSFASDFFGIMETKIDSIITITNPKENVTAWMRNYVKYRLAEDLIEYGLHHKDSLTADYYSFESDFLQTGKFDWQCSQYYDDFIGKYHLGYKLSQFEGFTEVISKYREQSYEGLTSTFRFVDEHIKDNKVKNFAITQFCNAYIESNYTIVDSAFSTYSTFVSDVTCQNFILQRIESKKTYVPLVNDLDDLSSLEFIGEIFQEIQNDFPDKVLYIDIWGPTCGSCIRAFPYSNKLYEELDKDKIEFIYLCISSEKGDWQKIVDKYNMQGRNYLLTRDQSIILSEKLNVYGIPRYVMIDKKGKIVDQKAKGPYIESLKTELLKLAEM from the coding sequence CAAAGCAACTACCTTTTTGACGAAGGGCTAGTTGTGGTAAAAGGGCAAATTTCTAATGCTCAAATTAAAACAATTCTATTAACCAATCTTGAGCTCACTGGAAGAGTTCAGCACGCAGCAAAATTAGATAGTTTAGGGAATTTTGAATTTAAGTTTAATATTTTGAGTCCCCACGACAACTACCTAATCTATAATGGTAAGATAGCAACACTATTTACCGCGCCGGGTGATACACTCATGGTAACTGCTGATGATTCTGATTTTGAAAAAACTATTACCTTTTCAGGAGCTAATGCAAACTTCAACCAAAGCTTGAAATTGTTTTCTGAGGAATTTGGCGAACTGCTTGAGTCGAAAGAGTTTTTTGTCAAGAAACGTGATTTGCCTCCGAACGAGTTCAAGTCATTTGCCTCAGATTTTTTTGGGATCATGGAAACCAAAATCGATTCGATTATCACAATTACCAACCCCAAAGAGAATGTAACTGCATGGATGAGGAACTATGTAAAATACAGACTAGCTGAAGACCTCATAGAGTATGGCTTGCACCATAAAGACAGTTTGACCGCAGATTACTATAGTTTTGAAAGTGACTTTCTGCAAACAGGTAAATTTGATTGGCAATGTTCTCAATATTATGATGACTTTATCGGAAAGTATCATTTAGGATACAAATTGAGTCAATTTGAAGGATTCACGGAAGTTATTTCCAAGTACAGGGAACAATCTTACGAAGGGCTAACATCAACGTTTAGATTTGTTGATGAGCATATAAAAGACAACAAAGTTAAAAACTTTGCCATTACGCAGTTTTGTAATGCATATATTGAGTCTAACTATACTATCGTTGACTCCGCTTTTAGCACTTACTCAACCTTTGTAAGTGATGTTACTTGCCAAAACTTCATTCTTCAAAGGATTGAAAGCAAAAAAACGTATGTCCCTTTAGTGAATGATTTGGATGACTTGAGTAGCCTAGAGTTTATAGGTGAAATTTTTCAGGAAATCCAAAATGATTTTCCAGATAAGGTACTTTACATAGATATTTGGGGACCAACCTGTGGCAGTTGCATAAGAGCCTTTCCTTATTCAAACAAATTATACGAGGAGTTGGATAAAGATAAAATTGAGTTTATCTATTTGTGTATAAGTTCTGAAAAAGGAGATTGGCAAAAAATTGTCGATAAATATAACATGCAAGGCAGAAATTATCTCTTGACAAGAGACCAGTCTATTATCCTGTCTGAAAAATTAAATGTATATGGCATCCCCAGATATGTAATGATCGATAAAAAAGGGAAGATAGTTGATCAAAAAGCAAAAGGACCGTATATCGAGTCTTTAAAAACGGAATTGTTGAAATTAGCAGAGATGTAA